The genomic DNA CCGTAATTACACACCAGCTCGCATTCGCCTCTACGTGACATGAACTTGATCGGATAACCACGCAATGCACCAGAGTTGCGGTGGCCAGCGTTTTGAAATGGACAATCGGTTCCGCAACCTGGTGATTGCGAACGTTCCCCGACTGAAATCCATGCTCTCAATCGATGACGCATGGCGTCAACTTACCAACGACGCTCCACCAATTGCGCATCAACTTCGCACCTTCTGCGCAGATCGCTGGATTCGATTTCACTCGCTACCAGAATCCAAGCGGTACGCCAACACCGAATCCGAGTACGTCGAACTGCTTGGCCGACACAACACGTTGCTTTCGTCGTTGTGCTCCGAGGGCGACGACTTCCACCTCGTAACTGCCAGCTATTCCGATTATTCCAAACCGTCACGCTCATATGTCGAACTGACGACGTTAGATCCTACCGCGGTGCCTTGGCGTACCGTGCGCATCGAGCACCATTGGCACTACCATGTTTATACTTCGCGAGTCATGTGGTCGCCTGGGTGCCTCGATTCCATCCTACGCCTAGTAGCGGAC from Rosistilla oblonga includes the following:
- a CDS encoding DUF3885 domain-containing protein; its protein translation is MLSIDDAWRQLTNDAPPIAHQLRTFCADRWIRFHSLPESKRYANTESEYVELLGRHNTLLSSLCSEGDDFHLVTASYSDYSKPSRSYVELTTLDPTAVPWRTVRIEHHWHYHVYTSRVMWSPGCLDSILRLVADDVVREVTLVAGDARWAYHPYDGGSDLICDAPSLRDTFAANFSDWLSQRPDGL